From the genome of Nitrospiria bacterium, one region includes:
- a CDS encoding NADH-quinone oxidoreductase subunit H, which produces MGIILILGKMVIVFGGAPLLSGIIKKLKARFQSRKGPSLFQPYFDLAKRFQKDMVISKHTSWIFRFTPFIVFSSMATASLLVPVFSTTLPLGFSGDIIALVYLFALARFFTALSGLEAGSAFGGMGSSREMVISALAEPAMMLAIFSVALSSGTISLGPAMETLANMGTDLVNPAHVLAFGALFIVAIAETGRIPVDNPDTHLELTMIHEGMLLEFSGRGLALMEWAAQAKQFLFIVLLGNLFIPIGLAPQYDFSEIGVPIVFFLAKIFFLALIISVVESSLAKLRFFRVPELLGASFILSLLALLTFYIVKG; this is translated from the coding sequence ATGGGTATTATTTTAATTCTTGGGAAAATGGTCATTGTGTTTGGAGGGGCTCCCCTTTTAAGCGGAATCATTAAGAAATTAAAGGCTCGGTTCCAATCCAGAAAAGGACCATCCCTTTTTCAACCCTACTTCGACCTGGCCAAACGATTCCAAAAGGATATGGTGATCTCAAAACATACCTCTTGGATTTTTCGGTTCACTCCTTTTATCGTCTTTTCATCCATGGCCACCGCCAGTCTCCTTGTTCCTGTTTTTTCTACAACCCTACCCTTGGGATTTTCTGGGGACATTATTGCGCTGGTTTACCTTTTCGCATTGGCTCGGTTCTTTACCGCCCTCTCGGGTCTGGAAGCGGGAAGTGCATTTGGGGGAATGGGCAGCAGCCGTGAAATGGTTATTTCCGCTTTGGCCGAACCCGCCATGATGCTGGCCATTTTTTCCGTCGCCCTATCCTCCGGAACTATCAGCCTTGGCCCGGCGATGGAAACCTTGGCAAACATGGGGACCGATTTGGTCAATCCCGCCCATGTTCTGGCATTTGGGGCCCTTTTTATTGTCGCCATTGCAGAAACAGGAAGAATTCCGGTAGACAATCCAGACACCCATCTGGAATTGACCATGATTCACGAGGGAATGCTCCTGGAATTTTCCGGGCGAGGACTCGCCCTCATGGAATGGGCGGCCCAAGCGAAACAATTCTTATTCATTGTACTTCTGGGTAATCTTTTTATTCCCATCGGCCTGGCCCCCCAATATGATTTTTCCGAAATAGGGGTCCCCATCGTTTTTTTTCTGGCAAAAATATTTTTCCTCGCTCTTATCATTTCGGTTGTGGAGTCCTCTTTAGCGAAGCTCCGTTTTTTTCGTGTCCCGGAATTATTGGGGGCTTCTTTTATTTTGTCCCTATTGGCTCTCCTCACTTTCTACATTGTAAAAGGTTAA
- the hyfB gene encoding hydrogenase 4 subunit B codes for MIASLLEKMMIATMGIFLLGGLFSFLFGKTGALSRILGSWSVILGSFLGLGTALGFLISQTSFTIQFFTSLPFPFNFSVDFLSSFFLFLIFLVSLSIGLYSLGYLVEYEGKYHLGVFGFKLNLLLLSMVFLVCSGDGVTFLMAWESMTLLSYLLVSTETDKPESVHAGNLFLVISHIGTAFIFISFLALFSFSGSMGFSDFKSTFQDISPFDRNLVFICFLIGFGTKAGVIPFHIWLPVAHPAAPSNISSLMSGIIIKMGIYGFARFYFDVLGIGPAWWGGLILFLASISAVLGVMYALMEHDLKRLLAFHSIENIGIILIGFGTALIFKTHGLTSLSALAFLAGLYHTLNHAVFKGLLFLGAGAVVSAVHSRDMEKMGGLIKRMPTTAFFFLIGSLSISALPPFNGFISEWLIFQSLLLSLNLPEGMGRILIPLSGAMLALTGALAAACFVKAFGLTFLAMPRSPQTQQAKEAPISMKLGMGILAMVCLLFGIFPGFVIFLLDGVVLNFMGVHIFHEITSSGGWMIVPVYQGFSSLSPGVLLMILCSVLLALFLIVLIFLRDKKITQGETWACGIHELTPKMEYTPTGFSNAFRQIFSNIYQPRHEIKQKGTSPPYVTQELLYSGEIEHLIEKYLYKPLLSYFLKIGEKIKVIQSGSIHAYLAYLFLTLVAGLIYLTVSF; via the coding sequence ATGATCGCTTCTTTATTAGAAAAGATGATGATAGCCACCATGGGAATCTTTCTCCTGGGAGGCTTATTCAGCTTTTTGTTTGGAAAAACCGGGGCTCTCTCCCGGATTTTGGGGTCTTGGAGTGTCATTTTAGGTTCATTTTTGGGATTAGGTACCGCCCTAGGTTTTTTAATTTCTCAAACCTCTTTTACCATTCAATTTTTCACTTCTCTTCCTTTTCCCTTCAACTTTTCTGTGGATTTTTTGTCTTCTTTCTTTCTTTTCCTGATTTTTTTGGTGAGCTTAAGCATTGGTTTATACTCCTTGGGTTACCTTGTCGAATATGAAGGTAAATATCATTTGGGGGTTTTTGGCTTCAAATTAAACCTCCTCTTACTCTCTATGGTTTTCTTGGTCTGTTCTGGAGACGGAGTCACCTTTTTAATGGCCTGGGAATCCATGACCCTCCTTTCCTACCTTTTGGTGAGCACGGAAACGGACAAACCTGAATCCGTTCACGCCGGAAATCTCTTTCTGGTGATAAGCCATATTGGAACGGCCTTTATCTTTATTTCCTTCTTAGCCCTATTTTCCTTTTCCGGAAGTATGGGGTTTTCAGATTTCAAATCTACCTTTCAGGATATTTCGCCTTTTGATCGGAATCTTGTTTTTATCTGTTTTTTAATCGGTTTTGGAACCAAAGCCGGCGTCATTCCCTTTCATATCTGGCTCCCTGTGGCTCATCCCGCTGCCCCCAGTAACATTTCGAGCCTGATGTCGGGAATTATCATTAAAATGGGAATTTATGGGTTTGCACGTTTTTATTTTGATGTTCTGGGAATCGGTCCCGCCTGGTGGGGAGGATTGATTCTTTTCCTTGCATCCATCTCGGCAGTCTTGGGGGTGATGTATGCTCTCATGGAACATGACCTCAAACGGTTGCTGGCTTTTCACAGTATCGAAAATATTGGAATTATTTTGATTGGATTTGGTACGGCTTTGATTTTCAAAACCCATGGATTAACTTCTCTTTCCGCGTTGGCTTTTTTGGCGGGCCTCTACCATACCCTTAATCATGCTGTTTTCAAGGGACTCCTTTTTTTGGGGGCGGGTGCCGTCGTTTCTGCCGTCCACTCCAGGGATATGGAAAAAATGGGAGGCCTTATCAAACGGATGCCGACAACAGCTTTTTTTTTCCTGATCGGTTCACTTTCCATTTCCGCCCTTCCCCCTTTTAACGGGTTTATTAGCGAGTGGTTAATTTTTCAATCCTTATTGTTGAGTCTCAATCTTCCGGAGGGAATGGGGAGGATACTCATTCCCCTTTCCGGGGCTATGTTGGCTTTAACGGGAGCACTAGCCGCGGCTTGTTTTGTGAAGGCTTTTGGATTGACTTTTTTGGCCATGCCGCGCTCCCCCCAAACCCAACAAGCAAAAGAAGCCCCCATTTCGATGAAATTGGGTATGGGAATTCTTGCAATGGTTTGCCTTCTTTTTGGGATTTTCCCGGGATTTGTGATTTTTCTTTTAGATGGGGTGGTTTTGAATTTCATGGGAGTACATATTTTTCATGAGATTACGTCCTCAGGAGGTTGGATGATCGTACCGGTATACCAAGGTTTTTCAAGCCTTTCCCCGGGAGTCCTTTTAATGATTTTGTGTTCGGTTCTCTTAGCTTTATTTTTAATCGTCCTTATTTTTTTAAGGGATAAAAAGATAACTCAAGGGGAAACCTGGGCCTGCGGAATTCATGAGTTAACCCCGAAAATGGAATATACGCCAACAGGTTTTTCAAATGCCTTTCGCCAGATTTTTAGTAATATTTATCAACCCCGCCATGAAATTAAACAGAAAGGGACCAGTCCTCCATACGTGACACAGGAATTGTTATACTCCGGTGAAATTGAGCACCTCATTGAAAAATACCTTTACAAACCCCTTCTAAGTTATTTCCTGAAGATCGGAGAAAAAATCAAAGTGATTCAGTCCGGAAGCATTCATGCTTATTTGGCTTATCTTTTTTTAACCCTGGTTGCGGGATTGATTTACCTCACGGTTTCATTTTAA
- a CDS encoding hydrogenase codes for MDISDPILASKITNLLGATILTTTFLVVGYRRLRACVGAYGLHSFLLACVAAEVGFFTGFVHLYIAALLTIVIKVIIIPRVLNRIIERINVKREVDLYVNVPSSLLISGGLAILAYFVTQPIAGLGSLITRNCLAVSIAVMLIGLFIMITRVQALSQIIGLLTLENGLFLGAIATTYGMPLIVEIGVFFDVLVGVLILVVFMNRINQKFITLDTKRMRQLRG; via the coding sequence ATGGACATTTCCGATCCCATTTTGGCATCCAAAATAACCAATTTATTAGGAGCCACCATTTTAACAACAACGTTTTTGGTCGTAGGCTACCGGCGTTTAAGGGCCTGTGTAGGAGCATATGGTTTACATTCCTTTCTGTTGGCATGCGTGGCCGCTGAGGTAGGTTTTTTTACAGGGTTCGTCCATCTGTACATTGCAGCCTTATTAACCATTGTGATTAAAGTGATCATCATTCCCCGTGTTTTGAATCGAATCATTGAACGGATCAATGTAAAAAGAGAGGTTGACCTCTATGTAAATGTGCCCAGCTCTCTACTGATTTCCGGGGGACTGGCCATTTTAGCCTATTTTGTAACCCAGCCCATCGCGGGTTTGGGGAGCCTCATTACACGAAACTGTTTGGCTGTCTCTATCGCGGTGATGCTCATTGGACTTTTTATTATGATCACACGGGTTCAAGCCCTTTCCCAAATTATCGGCCTTTTAACCCTGGAGAATGGTCTATTTCTGGGCGCTATCGCTACTACCTATGGAATGCCTTTAATCGTTGAAATAGGAGTGTTTTTTGACGTCTTGGTTGGAGTTTTGATCCTGGTCGTTTTTATGAACCGAATCAACCAAAAATTTATAACCCTGGACACGAAAAGAATGAGGCAACTGAGAGGATAA